In Vicia villosa cultivar HV-30 ecotype Madison, WI unplaced genomic scaffold, Vvil1.0 ctg.000888F_1_1, whole genome shotgun sequence, a single genomic region encodes these proteins:
- the LOC131631946 gene encoding uncharacterized protein LOC131631946 has translation MESENNDMKKEKQKLGVFDILKEAITIYVKNLNFIFFTFLTSLPLFCIMVYFETQLHKTLIETYYIFVNIPKEDILYGNFGYMLDLMSREYYYLKFIQLGLIYIFPLHVLEFGTAIVTINLASKLSSQQENNDMSLKEMFHKPVDSSKLRGSFHTFVYVVFLTATHQVGLLGILVVCNGFEDVFGMDFYLEHESCSFCIGGIYGIDSLVLSVNFSRGCHRNGLFIMLIFFVWRHFLRFSCYYIGGYQQGNGTFIQVGLFCMVVPLKWVVFMIYFHDCKEGYLEKKRDEELGKDVRVP, from the exons ATGGAAAGTGAAAATAATGACATGAAGAAGGAGAAGCAGAAGCTAGGGGTATTTGATATACTCAAGGAAGCTATTACCATATATGTAAAAAATCTCAACTTTATCTTCTTCACCTTTCTtacttctcttcctctcttttgTATAATGGTTTACTTTGAAACTCAGCTTCATAAAACCTTAATTGAaacttattatatttttgttaatattCCAAAGGAGGATATTCTCTATGGAAACTTTGGTTACATGCTAGATCTAATGAGTAGGGAATATTATTACCTTAAGTTTATTCAACTTGGTTTGATTTACATATTCCCTCTCCATGTTCTTGAGTTTGGAACTGCTATTGTTACTATAAATTTAGCTTCAAAGCTAAGTTCACAACAAGAGAATAATGATATGAGTCTTAAGGAGATGTTTCATAAACCTGTTGATTCATCAAAATTGAGAGGCTCATTTCACacttttgtttatgttgttttCTTGACAGCTACTCACCAAGTTGGATTACTAGGTATA CTTGTTGTTTGCAATGGTTTTGAAGATGTATTTGGAATGGATTTCTACTTGGAACATGAGTCTTGTAGTTTCTGTATTGGAGGTATTTATGGTATTGATTCATTAGTACTGTCTGTTAATTTTAGTAGAGGGTGTCATAGAAATGGGCTATTTATTATGCTGATTTTCTTTGTATGGAGACATTTTTTGAGATTTTCTTGCTACTATATTGGAGGCTATCAACAAGGAAATGGAACTTTTATACAAGTTGGTTTGTTCTGCATGGTGGTTCCATTGAAATGGGTGGTTTTCATGATCTATTTTCATGATTGTAAGGAGGGATActtggaaaagaaaagagatgaGGAATTAGGCAAAGATGTTAGAGTGCCTTAG
- the LOC131631957 gene encoding spermidine synthase 2 has product MAAESVVEMESSMKKHRDGDEKNNDVSVNTVYVDVDGGDKDPTGNGVSSVIPGWFSEISPMWPGEAHSLKIEKILFQGKSEYQKVMVFQSSTYGKVLVLDGVIQLTERDECAYQEMITHLPLCSIPNPKKVLVIGGGDGGVLREVARHSSIEKIDICEIDNMVVEVSKQFFPEVAVGFNDPRVTLRIGDGVAFLKAAPEGTYDAVIVDSSDPIGPAQELFEKPFFQSVARALRPGGVMCTQAESIWLHMDIIEDIVANCRHIFKGSVNYAWTTVPTYPSGMIGFMLCSTEGPLVDFKRPVNPIDQKESQKSARPLKFYNSEIHTAAFCLPSFAKRKIGSKEN; this is encoded by the exons ATGGCTGCTGAGAGCGTGGTGGAAATGGAATCCTCCATGAAAAAGCATAGAGATGGTGATGAAAAGAATAATGATGTTTCTGTTAACACTGTTTACGTGGATGTTGATGGGGGTGATAAGGACCCGACTGGGAATGGTGTTTCGTCTGTCATTCCTGGGTGGTTCTCTGAAATTAGCCCAATGTGGCctg GAGAAGCTCACTCTTTGAAGATAGAAAAGATTTTGTTTCAAGGAAAGTCTGAATACCAGAAAGTCATGGTTTTCCAG TCATCAACATACGGTAAAGTCCTTGTTTTGGATGGAGTTATTCAGCTCACAGAAAGGGACGAATGTGCTTACCAAGAAATGATCACTCATCTTCCTCTATGTTCTATTCCAAATCCCAAAAAG GTTTTGGTTATTGGCGGAGGTGATGGTGGAGTCCTGCGGGAAGTAGCACGTCATTCTTCAATTGAAAAGATAGACATTTGTGAAATTGACAATATGGTTGTTGAA GTCTCTAAACAATTTTTCCCTGAAGTTGCAGTAGGGTTTAACGATCCACGCGTGACACTTCGCATCGGTGATG GAGTTGCATTTTTGAAGGCAGCTCCAGAAGGAACCTACGATGCAGTTATAGTGGATTCATCTGACCCTATCG GTCCTGCTCAGGAGCTTTTTGAAAAGCCGTTTTTTCAGTCGGTGGCAAGGGCTCTTCGTCCAGGAGGAGTTATGTGCACACAGGCAGAAAGTATATGGCTTCATATGGATATAATTGAGGACATTGTAGCCAATTGTCGACATATTTTTAAAGGCTCTGTCAACTATGCTTGGACTACAGTTCCTACATACCCTAG TGGGATGATTGGTTTTATGCTTTGCTCAACGGAGGGACCTCTTGTTGATTTCAAGCGTCCGGTGAATCCCATTGATCAAAAAGAGTCTCAGAAGTCAGCAAGACCACTCAAATTCTACAACTCTGAG ATTCATACAGCAGCTTTCTGTTTGCCGTCGTTTGCAAAGAGGAAGATTGGTTCCAAAGAAAATTGA
- the LOC131631947 gene encoding uncharacterized protein LOC131631947 translates to MLSVRSFNFIIFTFLTSLPLFCMTVYFEIQFQELVETFSINIPDDVRYGYFNSMLDRMNKDYNYLKLIQLGLVYIFPLQILEFGTAIVTVDLASKLNTQQEKKMTLKEMFEKPIDSTKLRGSFLTFVYVVFLTTTHQLGLLWIVINYHIWLKDFSFVVFPVICSLLFAKLLMMYLEWSSMWNMSIVISILEGIYGIEALALSINFSRACHRKGLFLMLIFFAWGQLLRFSCYYIGGYEQGNGTFIQVGLVCMVIPLKWVVFMIYFNDCKERYLEKKMDVESGKDVRVPQK, encoded by the coding sequence ATGTTATCTGTCAGAAGTTTCAACTTTATCATCTTCACCTTTCTTACCTCTCTCCCTCTCTTTTGTATGACAGTTTACTTTGAAATTCAGTTTCAAGAATTAGTTGAAACTTTTTCTATTAATATTCCAGACGATGTTCGCTATGGATACTTTAATTCCATGCTAGATCGTATGAATAAGGATTATAATTACCTTAAGTTGATTCAACTTGGTTTGGTTTATATATTTCCTCTCCAAATTCTTGAGTTTGGAACTGCAATTGTTACTGTAGACTTAGCTTCGAAGCTAAATACTCAACAAGAGAAGAAAATGACCCTTAAGGAGATGTTTGAAAAACCTATTGATTCAACAAAACTAAGAGGCTCATTTCTAACTTTTGTCTATGTTGTTTTCTTGACAACTACTCATCAACTTGGATTACTATGGATAGTTATAAATTACCATATTTGGTTGAAGGATTTCAGTTTTGTGGTTTTTCCTGTGATTTGCAGCTTGTTGTTTGCAAAGTTGTTAATGATGTATTTAGAATGGAGTTCTATGTGGAATATGAGTATTGTAATCTCAATTTTGGAGGGTATATATGGTATTGAAGCATTAGCACTCTCTATTAATTTTAGCAGAGCCTGTCACAGAAAAGGGCTTTTTTTGATGCTGATTTTCTTTGCATGGGGACAATTATTAAGATTTTCTTGCTACTATATTGGAGGATATGAACAAGGAAATGGAACTTTTATACAAGTTGGTTTGGTCTGCATGGTGATTCCATTGAAATGGGTAGTTTTCATGATATATTTCAATGATTGTAAGGAGAGATACTTGGAAAAGAAAATGGATGTGGAATCAGGTAAAGATGTTAGAGTTCCTCAGAAGTAA